Proteins encoded within one genomic window of Alcanivorax sp. REN37:
- a CDS encoding glutaredoxin family protein: MEIELLTTLGCHLCERAEQLVLQAWPQATLVRIDIAEDDALIADYGERIPVLRYQGHELAWPFGLLDVRERLVQR; this comes from the coding sequence ATGGAGATTGAGCTGCTCACTACTCTGGGCTGCCATCTGTGCGAACGGGCCGAGCAATTGGTGCTGCAAGCTTGGCCGCAGGCGACGCTGGTGCGGATCGACATTGCCGAAGATGACGCACTGATCGCCGACTACGGCGAGCGCATACCGGTACTGCGTTACCAAGGGCATGAGCTGGCGTGGCCGTTCGGATTACTGGATGTGCGCGAGCGCTTGGTTCAGCGCTGA
- the rmf gene encoding ribosome modulation factor, whose product MKRQKRDRVSRAFSRGYHAGLSGKSQDLCPFDALDHRASWINGWREGRTDHLHGYRGIASIQHLKV is encoded by the coding sequence ATGAAGAGACAGAAACGAGATCGGGTCAGCCGTGCCTTCTCCCGAGGTTACCACGCCGGATTATCAGGAAAGTCCCAGGATCTGTGTCCATTCGATGCCCTTGACCACCGAGCAAGCTGGATCAACGGGTGGCGCGAAGGCCGCACCGATCATCTCCATGGCTACCGCGGTATTGCCAGCATTCAACATCTGAAAGTGTGA
- a CDS encoding efflux RND transporter permease subunit, translating into MSQGFSQTLAQRLFAVRAPLLVVFTLLTLLLGWQAIGIKVNTDVRKMVPLAHPYIQNFLAHREDVSLGNDIRVIVAEVEQDDIFNDTYLQALSEITDDIFSLQGVDPSRISSLWTPNVRWAEVTEDGFEGGEIVPPDYDGSPQSLEDLRTNVLRSRYVGSLVADDFRSTIIHAHLMDVLAADSDVDIPTLSRALDEIRERYQAQYPSVRVHIVGAAKMAGDVMSAAADVARLFFVTLLVTAILLLIDTRSLRASLVVVLCSFVAVFWQLGLVRLLGFTIDPYSMLVPFLVFAIAVSHGVQMINQMIHRSSDGLAPLAAARGTFAALAVPGIVALVSDGLGLLTLYVIDIGVIRELAIATSVGVGVIILTNLVIVPLVLSYVGVGQRAVQRAQKRRNSAHGLASFFARFTRTPWALASILVAGLLYAGGLYVARDAQIGDLEKGAPELWADPCDSQDCPRGYVPERRYQYNHDVNQLVNHYSVSADVLVVIGVTPPEQCNSYRAMQRVDDLAAHLLQLPGVQDVTTIASTAKLISANTNEGNLKWATIARDQLALNNAMMFMPDALYNMDCSVTPLYVFLDDHRAGTLQSVTAAVAGYAAQHNDPQVIEFKLASGNAGVEAATNETIAASQYPMLLLVYGVVILFCLIGFRDWRAVVCVIVPLGLTSVLCQALMVWLNIGVKVATLPVVALGVGIGVDYGIYIYSRLAGFLREGQPLEEAYRNTLQTTGKAVAFTGIALAVGVVFWSFSSIKFQADMGILLTFMFLLNMIGALWLLPALARFLLKRQPG; encoded by the coding sequence ATGAGCCAAGGCTTTTCACAGACGCTGGCGCAGCGGCTGTTTGCAGTGCGGGCGCCGCTGCTGGTGGTGTTCACGCTGCTGACGCTGCTGCTGGGTTGGCAGGCGATCGGCATCAAGGTCAACACGGATGTGCGCAAGATGGTGCCGCTGGCCCATCCCTATATCCAGAACTTCCTCGCTCACCGTGAGGACGTGTCGCTCGGCAATGACATTCGTGTGATCGTGGCCGAAGTAGAACAGGACGACATTTTTAACGACACCTACCTGCAAGCATTGTCTGAAATCACGGACGATATTTTTTCATTGCAAGGGGTGGATCCCTCTCGCATCAGCTCGCTGTGGACACCCAACGTGCGCTGGGCGGAAGTCACTGAAGATGGCTTTGAAGGCGGCGAGATCGTGCCGCCGGATTACGACGGCTCTCCGCAGAGTCTGGAAGACCTGCGCACCAACGTGCTGCGCTCGCGCTATGTCGGCAGCCTGGTGGCTGACGACTTCCGCTCCACCATCATCCACGCTCACTTGATGGACGTGCTGGCGGCAGACTCAGATGTGGATATTCCCACGTTGTCGCGGGCGCTGGACGAGATCCGTGAACGCTATCAAGCGCAGTACCCCTCGGTGCGGGTGCATATTGTCGGCGCGGCCAAAATGGCCGGCGATGTGATGTCAGCGGCTGCGGATGTGGCGCGGTTGTTCTTCGTCACGCTGTTGGTGACAGCGATCCTGTTGCTGATCGACACCCGCAGTCTGCGTGCCTCACTGGTGGTGGTGCTGTGTTCGTTTGTGGCGGTGTTCTGGCAGCTCGGCTTGGTGCGGCTGCTGGGGTTCACTATTGATCCCTATTCGATGCTGGTGCCGTTCTTGGTATTCGCCATTGCCGTCAGCCACGGCGTGCAGATGATCAACCAGATGATCCACCGCAGCAGCGATGGGCTGGCGCCACTGGCTGCGGCCCGTGGCACCTTTGCGGCGCTAGCGGTGCCGGGTATCGTCGCACTGGTCAGTGATGGCCTCGGGCTGCTGACGCTGTACGTGATCGACATCGGTGTGATCCGCGAGTTGGCGATTGCTACTAGTGTCGGGGTGGGCGTGATCATCCTCACCAACCTGGTGATAGTGCCGCTGGTGCTGTCGTACGTCGGTGTCGGGCAGCGGGCGGTGCAGCGGGCGCAGAAGCGTCGCAACAGTGCCCATGGGCTGGCCAGTTTCTTCGCCCGCTTTACCCGCACGCCGTGGGCGCTGGCATCCATCTTGGTGGCTGGGCTGCTGTATGCCGGTGGCCTCTATGTGGCGCGCGATGCGCAGATCGGTGACTTGGAAAAAGGGGCGCCGGAACTGTGGGCAGATCCTTGCGATAGCCAAGATTGCCCCCGTGGTTACGTGCCGGAGCGGCGTTACCAGTACAACCACGACGTCAATCAGCTGGTCAATCATTACAGCGTCAGTGCTGACGTGTTGGTGGTGATCGGCGTGACGCCGCCGGAGCAGTGCAACAGCTACCGCGCCATGCAGCGAGTTGATGACCTGGCTGCCCACTTGTTGCAACTACCGGGAGTGCAAGATGTCACCACCATTGCCTCCACCGCGAAACTGATCAGTGCCAACACCAACGAGGGCAACTTGAAGTGGGCGACCATCGCCCGTGACCAGCTGGCACTGAACAACGCCATGATGTTCATGCCGGATGCGCTGTACAACATGGACTGCAGTGTCACGCCACTGTACGTGTTCCTCGATGATCACCGTGCCGGCACTCTGCAATCGGTGACCGCTGCGGTGGCCGGTTACGCGGCCCAGCACAATGATCCGCAAGTCATCGAGTTCAAGCTGGCATCCGGCAACGCTGGCGTGGAAGCCGCCACCAACGAGACCATCGCGGCCAGTCAGTACCCGATGCTGCTTCTGGTGTACGGGGTGGTGATCCTGTTCTGCCTGATCGGATTCCGTGACTGGCGGGCAGTGGTGTGTGTGATTGTTCCGCTGGGGCTGACGTCAGTGCTGTGCCAAGCGTTAATGGTGTGGCTGAATATCGGCGTGAAGGTGGCGACATTGCCGGTGGTGGCACTGGGGGTCGGCATCGGGGTCGATTACGGCATCTACATCTATAGCCGCCTGGCCGGCTTCTTGCGTGAAGGGCAGCCGCTCGAGGAAGCCTACCGCAACACCCTGCAAACCACGGGCAAGGCGGTGGCGTTCACCGGTATCGCGCTGGCGGTCGGGGTGGTGTTCTGGAGTTTCTCCTCGATCAAATTCCAGGCCGACATGGGCATCCTGTTGACCTTCATGTTCTTGCTTAACATGATCGGCGCCCTCTGGTTACTGCCGGCGCTGGCGCGCTTCCTGCTCAAGCGCCAGCCGGGCTAA
- a CDS encoding TatD family hydrolase, whose amino-acid sequence MYTAGPFPLQGDCSVLADIGVNLTDSRFAADLDAVLARARDAGVRWQLVTGTDADSNAAALALAHAHPQLFATAGLHPHHAREATPSFWSELAAMLADPRIRAVGEAGLDFNRDFSPRPQQEQAFIRQLELAAQNGKPVFLHERDAHERFLPILRDFRDHLSGAVVHCFTGSREALFAYLDLDCHIGITGWICDERRGQALQQIVHNIPDARLLVETDAPYLLPRTLTDKPPQRGRNEPALLPWVVAEVARHRHQSSAQVAACSYANSVALFGIDESALNQALAHIQ is encoded by the coding sequence GTGTACACTGCCGGCCCGTTCCCGTTGCAAGGTGACTGTTCCGTGCTGGCCGATATTGGCGTCAACCTGACCGATTCCCGTTTCGCCGCCGACTTGGACGCTGTCTTAGCCCGCGCCCGTGATGCCGGTGTGCGCTGGCAGTTAGTCACTGGCACCGACGCCGACAGCAATGCCGCTGCGCTGGCTCTGGCACACGCTCACCCCCAGCTGTTTGCCACTGCCGGGCTGCACCCCCATCACGCCCGTGAGGCAACCCCGTCGTTCTGGTCTGAATTGGCAGCCATGCTGGCCGATCCACGCATCCGCGCAGTCGGTGAGGCCGGACTGGATTTCAATCGCGACTTTTCTCCCCGCCCGCAGCAGGAGCAGGCGTTCATCCGCCAGCTGGAGTTGGCGGCACAGAACGGCAAACCTGTGTTCTTGCATGAGCGGGATGCCCACGAACGCTTTCTGCCGATCCTGCGCGATTTCCGCGACCACCTCAGCGGCGCCGTAGTGCACTGCTTCACGGGCAGTCGCGAGGCACTATTTGCTTATCTCGATCTCGATTGCCACATCGGCATCACCGGTTGGATTTGCGATGAGCGGCGTGGCCAGGCGTTGCAGCAGATCGTGCATAACATTCCCGACGCGCGCTTGTTGGTAGAAACCGACGCACCCTACCTGCTGCCGCGCACTCTCACCGACAAGCCACCGCAACGCGGCCGCAACGAGCCGGCACTGTTGCCTTGGGTGGTGGCAGAAGTGGCGCGCCACCGCCACCAGAGCAGTGCCCAGGTGGCGGCCTGCAGCTACGCCAACAGCGTGGCGCTGTTCGGCATCGACGAGTCAGCGCTGAACCAAGCGCTCGCGCACATCCAGTAA
- the rlmKL gene encoding bifunctional 23S rRNA (guanine(2069)-N(7))-methyltransferase RlmK/23S rRNA (guanine(2445)-N(2))-methyltransferase RlmL, with protein sequence MSFIVTCMPGLASLLAQELMRLGVPSTPEGLAAVRLDAAESDQQMRDALTVCLWSRLAERVLYPLAIHEGAPDEAPELLAAAIDWPQQLGVGGQVHLKVDHERGLRGDTRVTRNRFLRCLPPNARSCEHSQGSLCLHLALGAERSEIRVDLSGEPLQRRGYRLDGGAAPLRETLAAAVLEAAEWPARVQAEEPARLVDPFCGSGTLLLEAAALALNIAPGLGRTEFGLLHWAPVPQAEWQTLRQQAQDARRSAPAGLSLKGFDADASALAAAHANAARAGLGALIHFERRELGALRRRDFIARDAVGTGLVVTNPPWGERLEEQERAGWLCQALGQVMLRCVPDWTALVIASKAEMLDRSGMEADAHWKVRNGPLTVYLRRMRPVRRPLPAPLQVIGELAFEPPEQAVALVNRLRKNSRQLRKWLDQSGVQAYRLYDRDLPEFNFSIDIYGDKVLLQEYAPPKSVDEAAAAQRRTWAVTAVRAALGAHREQVFLRTRAQQRGRGQYQKLDQANDYEVVQEGNVRLLVNLRDYLDSGLFLDHRPMRLRLGEEAAGARFLNLFGYTGAATLHAAAGGARSTVTVDASRKYLDWAGCNLALNGFGSVQHQLVRADVRQWVAENHHEFDLIFCDPPTFSNNKSRDDFVVQRDHAELIRNLMKHLAPGGALYFSCNFRRFEMDAEISRWYQVEDISRWSIPPDFQRNERIHYCFRISHGD encoded by the coding sequence ATGAGCTTCATCGTCACCTGCATGCCGGGTCTGGCTTCACTGCTGGCCCAGGAGCTGATGCGCTTGGGTGTGCCGTCGACGCCGGAGGGGTTGGCCGCAGTGCGTCTGGACGCCGCCGAATCTGATCAACAGATGCGCGATGCCTTGACGGTATGTCTGTGGTCACGGCTGGCGGAGCGGGTGCTGTACCCGCTGGCAATCCACGAGGGCGCGCCCGACGAGGCGCCGGAGTTGCTTGCCGCCGCTATCGACTGGCCGCAGCAGCTCGGCGTCGGCGGCCAAGTGCACTTGAAGGTGGACCATGAGCGCGGCCTGCGCGGTGATACCCGCGTCACCCGCAACCGCTTCCTGCGCTGCTTGCCGCCCAATGCTCGCTCCTGTGAACACAGCCAAGGCAGTCTGTGTCTGCATTTGGCGCTCGGTGCAGAGCGCAGTGAAATTCGTGTCGACCTCAGCGGTGAGCCGTTGCAGCGCCGTGGTTACCGACTCGATGGTGGTGCCGCACCGCTGCGGGAAACCTTGGCGGCTGCGGTGCTGGAGGCGGCGGAGTGGCCGGCACGGGTGCAGGCTGAAGAGCCGGCGCGGTTGGTGGATCCGTTCTGCGGCTCTGGCACCTTGCTGCTGGAAGCCGCGGCGTTAGCGCTGAACATCGCACCGGGGCTCGGGCGCACCGAGTTTGGCTTGCTGCATTGGGCGCCGGTGCCGCAAGCAGAGTGGCAAACACTGCGTCAGCAGGCGCAGGATGCCCGCCGCAGTGCACCGGCGGGTCTGTCGCTGAAAGGCTTTGACGCTGACGCAAGCGCCTTGGCGGCCGCCCATGCCAACGCGGCGCGAGCTGGGCTCGGTGCTTTGATTCACTTTGAGCGCCGCGAGCTGGGTGCATTGCGGCGGCGTGACTTCATTGCCCGTGACGCCGTTGGCACAGGGTTGGTGGTGACCAACCCGCCGTGGGGCGAGCGGTTGGAAGAGCAAGAGCGGGCCGGTTGGTTGTGCCAGGCGCTGGGCCAGGTGATGCTGCGCTGCGTTCCTGACTGGACGGCGCTGGTGATTGCCAGCAAGGCGGAGATGCTCGACCGCAGCGGCATGGAGGCGGACGCGCATTGGAAAGTGCGCAACGGCCCGTTAACGGTTTACTTGCGCCGCATGCGCCCGGTGCGCCGGCCGCTGCCGGCACCGTTGCAGGTGATCGGCGAGCTGGCGTTCGAGCCGCCGGAACAGGCGGTGGCGCTGGTGAATCGGTTGCGCAAGAACAGCCGCCAACTGCGCAAATGGCTGGATCAGTCTGGGGTGCAGGCCTACCGGCTTTACGATCGCGATTTGCCGGAATTCAACTTCTCCATCGACATCTACGGCGACAAAGTGCTGTTGCAGGAATATGCGCCGCCGAAGTCGGTGGATGAAGCCGCAGCGGCGCAACGCCGCACTTGGGCGGTCACTGCGGTGCGGGCAGCGCTGGGGGCTCACCGTGAGCAAGTGTTCCTGCGCACCCGCGCTCAGCAGCGCGGCCGTGGCCAGTATCAGAAACTCGATCAAGCCAACGATTACGAAGTGGTCCAAGAAGGCAATGTACGGTTGCTGGTGAACCTGCGCGATTACCTCGACAGCGGTCTGTTCCTGGACCACCGCCCGATGCGGCTGCGCTTGGGTGAAGAGGCTGCCGGGGCGCGCTTCCTCAACTTGTTTGGTTATACCGGCGCGGCCACGCTACATGCTGCCGCTGGCGGCGCGCGCAGCACCGTGACCGTGGATGCTTCACGCAAGTATCTGGACTGGGCTGGCTGCAACCTGGCGCTGAACGGTTTTGGCTCAGTGCAGCATCAATTGGTGCGTGCCGATGTGCGCCAGTGGGTGGCAGAAAATCACCATGAGTTCGATCTGATTTTCTGTGACCCGCCGACCTTCTCCAACAACAAGAGCCGCGACGATTTCGTGGTGCAGCGCGATCATGCCGAGCTGATTCGCAACTTGATGAAGCACTTGGCCCCGGGCGGCGCGTTGTACTTCTCTTGCAACTTCCGCCGCTTCGAAATGGACGCGGAGATCAGCCGCTGGTATCAGGTTGAAGACATCAGTCGTTGGAGCATCCCGCCGGATTTCCAGCGCAACGAGCGCATTCACTATTGCTTCCGGATCAGCCATGGAGATTGA
- a CDS encoding cyclic nucleotide-binding domain-containing protein has product MHQADAKAFSAERIRQLVSGIPFFNEVRHRDLAQFEALLGQCELWVAGPGDTVIQRGQDEPFLYFLLRGQLVVTGHSGVTAEVLNYISPGEVFGALAMLRGTPRSATVRVDDSTREAVLARLDYAPFQDLQQRGRFDLQTRLAFYSMLVHNIRWTLEVYRMSDPQHEVAAAMRKLPLYSGPRGTEQELLALHEQAHALADLLCQWHQVPLRATPQHL; this is encoded by the coding sequence ATGCATCAGGCCGACGCTAAAGCGTTTTCGGCGGAGCGTATCCGCCAACTGGTTTCCGGCATTCCATTTTTCAACGAGGTCAGGCACCGCGACTTGGCGCAATTTGAAGCGCTGTTGGGGCAATGTGAGCTGTGGGTGGCGGGGCCGGGGGACACCGTGATTCAGCGCGGGCAGGATGAGCCGTTTTTGTACTTCTTGCTGCGTGGACAGCTGGTGGTGACCGGGCATAGCGGCGTGACCGCTGAAGTACTCAACTATATTTCACCCGGTGAGGTGTTCGGGGCGCTGGCGATGCTGCGCGGGACGCCGCGCAGTGCCACGGTACGGGTGGACGACAGCACCCGCGAAGCGGTGCTAGCGCGGCTCGACTACGCGCCATTCCAAGACCTACAGCAGCGTGGGCGCTTCGATCTGCAAACTCGGCTGGCGTTCTACAGCATGCTGGTCCACAACATCCGCTGGACGCTGGAGGTGTATCGCATGAGCGATCCACAGCATGAAGTGGCGGCGGCGATGCGTAAACTGCCGCTGTACAGCGGCCCGCGCGGTACCGAGCAGGAGCTATTGGCGCTGCATGAGCAGGCTCATGCACTGGCCGACCTGCTGTGCCAGTGGCACCAGGTGCCGCTGCGCGCGACACCCCAGCACCTCTGA
- a CDS encoding quinone-dependent dihydroorotate dehydrogenase — protein sequence MLYRVARPLLFALPEETVHDLTLTLLRQGGGRLLAPAVADKPVQVMGLRFPNPVGLAAGLDKNGDCIDGLAALGFGFIEVGTVTPRAQAGNPKPRLFRLPEAQALINRMGFNNKGVDYLLAAVRRRRFDGVLGINIGKNASTPVEQAVDDYLYCLERVHAEASYVVVNVSSPNTAGLRALQHGDALERLLETLRARQTELDQRSGRRVPLVIKIAPDNDADTLGAMAEAFVRHGMDGVIVSNTTIERPQVGHLARGKEQGGLSGAPLKPLADQALSTVVSALNGALPVIGVGGIQSGTDAADKQQRGAALVQLYSGLIYQGPALIKDAVDGWR from the coding sequence ATGCTGTACCGCGTCGCCCGTCCGTTGCTGTTCGCGTTGCCGGAAGAGACCGTGCATGACCTTACCTTGACCCTGTTGCGCCAAGGCGGCGGCCGCTTGTTGGCCCCGGCGGTGGCGGACAAGCCGGTGCAGGTGATGGGGCTGCGGTTCCCCAATCCGGTCGGCTTGGCAGCCGGTCTCGACAAGAACGGCGATTGCATTGATGGCTTGGCAGCACTGGGCTTCGGCTTTATCGAGGTCGGCACCGTGACGCCGCGCGCGCAGGCCGGCAATCCGAAGCCGCGGCTGTTCCGGTTGCCGGAAGCGCAGGCACTGATCAACCGCATGGGTTTCAACAACAAAGGCGTCGACTATCTACTGGCGGCGGTGCGCCGGCGCCGGTTTGACGGCGTGCTCGGCATCAATATCGGCAAAAATGCTAGCACGCCGGTGGAGCAAGCGGTGGACGACTATCTATATTGCCTGGAGCGGGTCCATGCCGAAGCCAGCTATGTCGTGGTGAACGTGTCCTCGCCGAATACCGCTGGGCTGCGAGCTTTGCAACACGGCGATGCACTGGAGCGGTTGCTGGAAACCCTGCGTGCACGGCAGACCGAACTGGACCAACGCAGCGGCCGCCGTGTGCCGCTGGTGATCAAGATAGCTCCTGACAACGATGCCGATACCCTCGGCGCGATGGCAGAGGCTTTCGTGCGCCATGGCATGGACGGCGTCATCGTCAGCAACACCACCATCGAACGACCGCAGGTTGGCCACCTGGCGCGCGGCAAAGAGCAGGGCGGTCTTAGTGGGGCGCCGCTGAAACCGTTGGCAGACCAGGCGCTATCTACGGTGGTATCGGCGCTCAATGGCGCGCTGCCGGTGATTGGCGTCGGCGGTATCCAGAGCGGCACCGACGCGGCGGACAAGCAGCAGCGCGGCGCGGCGTTGGTGCAGCTTTACTCCGGCCTGATCTATCAGGGGCCGGCGCTGATCAAAGATGCGGTGGACGGCTGGCGCTGA
- the lexA gene encoding transcriptional repressor LexA: protein MSEKLTARQQQVLDCIRQFKARTGMAPTRAELAELMGFQSKNAASDHLRALERKGCIRLYNDRSRGIQLLQQDNAAADDELPVIGRVAAGVPIEAVENVERSVPVPAGMFRQRPTYLLRVQGDSMKDAGIFDGDLIAVRKSSVARSGQIVVARLDDDVTVKTLRLNNRGATLLPANDAYEPIEVEADRLVIEGIFVGLIRDAG, encoded by the coding sequence ATGAGCGAGAAACTGACAGCCCGGCAACAACAGGTACTCGATTGCATTCGCCAGTTCAAAGCCCGCACCGGCATGGCGCCAACGCGCGCTGAATTGGCCGAATTGATGGGCTTCCAATCCAAGAATGCCGCCTCAGACCACTTGCGCGCGCTGGAGCGCAAGGGCTGCATCCGCCTCTATAACGATCGCTCGCGTGGTATCCAATTGCTGCAGCAGGACAACGCTGCGGCCGACGACGAACTGCCGGTGATCGGCCGAGTCGCCGCCGGGGTACCAATCGAAGCGGTGGAGAACGTGGAGCGGTCGGTTCCGGTGCCGGCCGGCATGTTCCGCCAACGCCCCACTTACCTGCTGCGGGTGCAAGGCGACAGCATGAAGGATGCCGGCATTTTCGACGGCGACCTGATTGCCGTGCGCAAGAGCAGCGTGGCGCGCTCTGGCCAGATTGTGGTGGCCCGGCTCGACGATGATGTCACGGTGAAAACGCTGCGGCTGAACAATCGCGGTGCCACTTTGCTACCCGCCAACGACGCTTATGAGCCCATTGAAGTGGAAGCCGATCGGCTGGTGATCGAAGGTATTTTCGTGGGACTGATCCGCGACGCCGGTTAA
- a CDS encoding universal stress protein — MSNEYKDVLVAIDGSEESQQILERARSVCCGTSGRLHLLHVIEPLALAYGADIPIDVTELQTGIMDQARTSVRRYADTYGIPAERVYVEMGSIEKTIQEKAEALDVDLIVVGSHTRTGLAILLGSTARGVVPGARCDVLAVKIQKCRN, encoded by the coding sequence ATGAGCAACGAATACAAGGACGTGCTGGTCGCCATCGACGGCAGCGAAGAGTCCCAGCAGATTCTGGAACGCGCCCGCTCGGTGTGCTGTGGTACCAGCGGCCGCCTGCACCTGCTGCATGTGATCGAGCCGCTGGCACTGGCCTACGGCGCCGACATTCCGATTGATGTCACCGAGCTACAGACCGGCATCATGGATCAAGCACGCACCAGCGTGCGCCGCTATGCGGACACCTACGGCATCCCTGCCGAGCGGGTGTATGTCGAGATGGGCTCGATCGAGAAAACCATTCAGGAAAAAGCCGAGGCGTTGGACGTCGACCTGATCGTGGTCGGCAGCCACACCCGCACCGGCCTCGCCATTCTGCTCGGCTCCACAGCCCGAGGCGTGGTGCCCGGCGCGCGCTGCGACGTGCTGGCGGTGAAAATCCAGAAATGCCGTAACTGA